The sequence below is a genomic window from bacterium HR17.
GCACGAAAACTCGTCCCATATGGCTGACATCAAACATGCCACAGGATGCCCTGACGACCTTCGCTTCTCCCAAGATGCTGCCGTAGTGGATTGGCATTTCCCAGCCGGCGAACTCAACGAACTTGGCACCGGCGCGTTGGTGGGCGTTGAACAAAGGCGTCCGCCATGTTTCTGCCATCGCGTTCACCTCAACCTTGTCAGCGTTCCCGCCGAGATTTTGCCAAGTGTCTCGGTTGGTCGGCAGTGATCCCCCTTGAAAGCCGATGCCATTTGGCGGGTTATCAAAGGTGTGTTTTGAGAGTGATCAATTCACAAAGGGGTGACGAACGGTGAGTGCGGAGTTTGAGTTGGTTCTGTTCTGCGTAGATCCAGAGTTTATTCGCGAAGCGGTTGCTGCGGGTGTGGCAGCCATCATCGTGGACTGGGAGCACCTGGGCAAAGAGGAGCGCCAAAAGGGCGCTGACACGGAAATCAACCGGCATACAGTGGACGACCTGCGGCGCGTTCGGCAATGCACCCATGCCCGCGTCCTTTGCCGTCTCAACCCTCCACACCCAAATACACCGCGAGAAATAGAAGCGGCTATCGCAGCAGGTGCCGAAGAAATCATGGTGCCGATGGTGCGCTCGCCTGACGAAGTTATGTGGGTCTTGCGGTTAACAAGGGAGCGATGTGGGGTCGGTATTTTGGTGGAGACGGTGCAGGCTGTCCATTGTGCCGCTCAATTGGGACGATTACCCCTGTCGCGGGTCTATGTCGGCTTGAACGACCTCGCCATTGAACGGGGTACGCCTAACATCTTCACGGCGCTGGTGGACGGCACTCTTGAACGGGTGCGGGCATGTTTCTTGGACACTCCCTTTGGCTTTGGTGGTCTGACGCTCCCCGATAAGGGGCATCCAATCCCATGCCGGTTGTTAATCGGTGAAATGGTGCGGCTGGGATGTCGCTTTAGTTTTTTGCGCCGCTCTTTTCACCGTGACATCAAGGGGCGCAACCTCGCGGTAGAAGTGCCCCGCATCCTCAGTGCGTTGCACGCCGCCACTATGCGTTCCCCTGCCGAGGTGGAGGGCGACCGCCAAGCCTTATATGCCCTCGTGCAGGCATGGAACGCGAAAGCAGCGCCCACTAACGAGGTGGTGGCAAGTTGCACGACCTGAAAGGCAGCGTCGCCCTCGTCACTGGTGGCAGCGGTTTCGTCGGCGCCAATGTTGTGCGCCACTTGCTCGCAAACGGTGTCTGTGTGCACCTTTTGTTGCGCCCCACGACGAACCGTTGGCGCCTTTCAGGCGTAGAGCCTTGTGTCACCGTGCACGAGGGTGACATCACGAACCCGACAACCGTGCGCACTGTTTTGCGGCGTGTCCGCCCGCATTTTATCGTCCACTGTGCCATGAGTAGCGGGCATCCCTGTAGTCCGGATGAGGAACGGAACGCCTTTCTCGTCAGCGCCTTGGGCACCTTGAATCTGCTGCAGGCGGCGCTTAGCCTCGGCGTTGAAAAGTTTGTGCATTCGGGTAGTTCAATGGAATACGGGACGCGTTCGTTTCCGTTGGCGGAGCGTTTGTCCCTGCGTCCCAACACTTTCCGAGGGCTCGCAAAAGCGTGCGCTGCCACGATTTGTGACTATTTCGCCCGACGCCACGCGTTGCCCATCGTGAACTTGCGCCTCTTTTCGGTTTACGGTCCTTGGGAAGCGCCCAACCGGTTCGTTCCGACGGTTTTGCGTGCGGCACTTTGGGGAGGTGAAGTGCCCTTGACGGCGAACGACGCCTACCACGATTTTGTGTTCGTCGGCGATGTCGCGGACGCTTATTTAAAAGCGCTGGCGACGCCACTGCCCTCCGGCAGCGTGTTCAACATCGGAACGGGCAAGCAGTGGAGCAACCGGCAGGTCGTGGAGGTGACGGCGCGGTTGGTAGGGCGTCCGATTGCCGTTAAGGTCGGCGCTCACCCGCAGCATCCAACAGACACGCCCTGCTGGGTAGCAAACATTGACAAAGCGCGCCGTCTTTTGCACTGGCAACCGACCCATGAACTGCCTGACGGGTTGCAAGCCACAATGGAGTGGATGCAACGCCATGACCGATGGTATCGTAAGGCATCGCGAGCGGCAGCAACAAATAACGCTCAGCGTAGTCATGCCCGTCTACCGTAACGCGGCGACCCTTGAGCCGCTTTACGCCCGTCTTTTGTGTGCTATCGCACCGTTGACAGATCGCTACGACATCGTGTTTGTCAACGACGCTTGCCCTGAAGGGTCGTTGGAAGTTCTCAAACGGATAGCGTTACGGGACGACAAAGTGAGCGTCATTGACCTTGCGCACAATGTCGGGCAGCATCAAGCGATTGTCATTGGATTAGCCCATGCAGTGGGTGACATTGTGGCGGTCATGGACGCCGACCTTCAAGATCCGCCCGAAGCCCTCCCGCATCTCGTCGCCACATTGCTTGCATCGCCCGACATCGGGGTCGTCTTCGCCGGGCGGCGCGGACGCTACGAGAGCGGGTTGCGACTGGGCACCTCTTTTGCCTTCAAGACGCTGCTCCATTGGTTCGGCAAAGTGCCCCGCGACGCAGGCAGTTTTTGCGTTATGCGGCGGCAAGTCGTGGACCGGCTCCTCGCCTTACCGTCTGTGCCCCCTTACCTGCTCACTTTGCTCTCGGCGTGCAAGGTCCGCACGGTTTCGGTACCCGTCGTCAGGCAGGTGCGCCCTGTTGGGGCATCGGCGTACTCAGAATGGAAGCGGTTACGGTTGGCGCTGGCTGCTCTTTGGGGTATCGTGCAGTTGAAGGTTGTGAGACGGCAAGGGCGTTACCCCACGCAGTTGGACCGCATGATGGGGATCCCCTTGCAGCGTTTCGGCAGCCGGTTCAACCCACCTCTGGCAAATTCGGCACCGGCACCCGGTGAGGTAAAGTGATCTGCCACCTGAACGGTCAGTGGCGTGTTTGGTTCCTTTGTGGGGTCGCGCTTTTCATCGCCGCCATGGGGCTTTACAGCCTCCGGGTCGTCAACCTGCAGGACGAGAGTTGGTTTTTGTGGATTACCTATCGGGCTCGGGAAGGGGACCTGCCTTACCGTGACTTCTTCTTGGGCGTCCTTCCGCTTCCTCTTATGCTGACGGTCCTCGCTACGCACCTTTGTGGTGTGCACCTGTTTGCCATTCGGGTGGTCAACGCCTTCGCGTTTGCCGTCACAGTGATGCTGGCATGTTTCGTGTTTGCCCGGTTAACGGGGCGCGACAAACCGTCAGCTCCATTGTGTTTGGCGAACTTACTGATGGCGATGCCGCCGCCTAGCGCTCCTTACGAACCCATCGCCTACGCTTTCGTGATGGGCAGCCTCGCGGCAGTCATAGAAGCCCTTACCACTCCCAATCAGCGTCAAGTCGGTAAGTGGTTCCTTGTCGCCGGCGCATGCGCTGGCGGGGCGTTTTTGTGTAAGCACAACTTGGGCGCTTATGCCCTCGCGGCGGTGCTTTGCGTTGCCGCTGTGCTGCCGGCGGCGCTACCGATGCGCCTGGCGATCGGCGGGGGTGCGGTCGCGGCCTTTTGCCTCTGTGTCGCGCCCGTGTTGGTCTACATCGTTCTCATAGGGACGTGGCGGGAATGTGTGGACTATGTGTTCGCCAACAAGGTCAACTACCTGCGCTACAGCAAAGTGCCGCTGACGAAAAACTTCACGGACATGATCGTTTGGGCGACGGAGTTGGTGACCCGTCCGTCCCACGAATCGGTGCGTCATGTTCTACAACTGCAGGTGGCGTGGCTGCCATTGCTGGCGCTGGTATCGGTGTCCTTTCTTCTTTTCAAGCCCACGCCGCATCCGATAGGGCGGCGACTGGCTTTTGCCCTTTCCCTCTTCGTGGGGCTAGCGGTCCTCGCCCTTTACCCGCACGCTGGGCGCTCTCACATCTTGCACGCAACGCCTTTTTACCTACTGGGCACTGGGTATGCCAGTTTGAGTTGGGCGCAGAGCAGGCGTTGGAAGGGTTGGCAGAGAGTTTCAACGACGGTGACAAGGCTTCTGACGCTGTTGCTTATCGGCACGCTGGGATTTTTGCTGTTGCGGGTAGAAGGAGGGGTGTTGCGCCCCATCGCACTACCGCACTTTGAAGGCATGTTGGTGCGGGCGAAAGACTTACCGAGCATTATCCATGATGTGCACGCCTTGCGGGCTCACAAGGGGCGCGGTGACCGCGTGTTTTTGCTCTTGCAGCAAGCCGGGTTCTTTTACCTGACGACAGGGCTCAAAAACCCTACTCCCTTTGACATTCCTTCACCCACCGCTGTGGGTCTGCAGGGTGAGGACCATCTTATCGCCGCTGTCAAAGGGCGCCGCATCGTCGCGGTGTTCATGGACTCCGATGGGGTCGGTCTAAAGAGGCTAGCGACCACCGTCCGTGCTGTCATGCGCCCGTGTTGCCGCCTCAACTACGGCACCCTTTACGTTGCCCCATAATTTTGTGCCCCTTACTCTTCCGCCACTGCTGCTGCCAAGTCTTCAGGTGTAATGGTGGACGGGTCAAGGCGCTCCAACGCCCGCTTCATGCGCTTGAGGGCTTCGTCGTAACTGATGTCCACTAACCGCTTGCGCTTGATGGGATTGACTTTGGAAACGACACCTTGTTTGAGGTAGGGGTGGTTAAAACCTCGCTCCCGTAGGCTTTGCACGATGGGCTCCACAAGGGCGTCCACTTCTTCCAACAACGCCGCCCGCCGCTCTCGCTCCTGCAGCGCCGTTGGCAACGGCATCTCCAAGAAACTGTCCACCTTGCGCAGGATGGGCGCATACGCCGATCCACTGAACCGCTCCCGTTTCTCGTAAATCAGCCCCAAGGTGATTAGGTAAGCGTCTTCAAAGTGAAAGGCGTAGTCAGCCTCGCGGATGCTACCGTCTTCGCTGAGCAAACCGCGATACATGCGGATGACTTCCAACGCCTTCTCCTTAAGGTTGTGGGCTTTCTCGGTGTTGAGGGCGAGGATTTGGTAGGCAACCTTGACATCAGGCACGACGATGGCAGCGATCATGCCTTTGCCCAGGCGCGTCATGGCTTCCCGCCGGTGGTTGCCGTTGGGCGTCCAGTAGTCGCCTTGAGGCGTGCGAACGACCACAATGGGGTCTAGATAGCGCCGCAGTTCGCTGATGACTTCCTGCAGCCGGTCCACATGTTGCGGCGACAGGTCGCGTTGGAACGGCGTCGGTTGCACCTTCAACAACGGCAGCAACGCAAACAGTTGCCAGTTGTTGCCATACGGCTCCCGATAGATGCTCAGCACTTTGCCGCCATCTTCCTCAATCTGCGCCGCCAGCAGTTCCACTTCATCGGGCACGATGTCCTCCGGCGGGTAGACACTCCAACTGGGCATCGGGCGATTCACCTCCGTTTAGCGGCGTCAGCGGGCGGCGTTATTGACCGAAACAATTTTGCCAAAGCCGCTCATACTTTTCCACGCCCGTCGCTGGCATGAGAGGGGGATGGCGCAATGCTGGCGCTTGTCGTCGGGGATGCACCGACAGATCGCTACGCCGTTGAAGTGCTGACTCATGCGGGAGTGCCTTTTCGCCAGACACGACCAGGCGCAGTAGACCCGCAACGGACACCGCTGTGCGTGATAGCGGGACGCAAGTCGCTGTCGGCAGCCGAACGGGCGCGCTTGCGTTGGTTTGTCCAGCAGGGCGGCGGCTTGATCGCAGTCGGCGCAACCAATGGGTTGGATGACCTCTTGGGCGTTCGGTCGCTCGGTCAAATCACTGAAGCGTGGCTGCAGGTTGCGACGGCACACCCTATCGGCAGCGGTTTGCAGTCGTCGCTGCATGTTTTCGGCGGCGTTCGGTTGCGCGCCGCTGCCGGAGCGCAAGCGGTGATGCGTTGCGTGGACCGCGACGGCGAAACCGTCGGCGATGCCGTCACGGTGCGCACATGGGGGCAGGGGTGTGCTATCGCCATCGGGGCAGATCTGTTGCGCTCTATTCTACACATTCAGCAGGGAACCGCCGTCACGCGCGATGGGGTGCCGGCGCCGGACGGCAGTGCTCCGCTGAACGACGGCGTTTTGAAAGCCGAAGACGGGCATGTCTTGGACTGGGAGCGCGACCGCATTGCGCTGGACGACAGGCGCTGGGTTTTCTTCGGTCAACCCATCGCCGACGAACTGCGGGCGCTGCTGTTGCAGGCGATTTTCTTCGCGGCGCAACGCCAGCGGCTACCGCTGCCGGTGCTTTGGTTTTGGGCGGACGGGTTGCCTGCTGTCGGGTTAATCTCTCACGACACGGACGGCAACGACCCCGAACTGGGGCGGGCGTTGCTGGAGACAGTGCGGCAATGGGACATTTCCACCACTTGGTGCGTGCTCTACCCCGGGGGCTACCCCCAGAGCCTTTACCGCGCCATCAGGGACGCCGGCGGCGAAATCGCCTTGCACTTTGACGCCTTTTCGGGCACCCCGCTGACGACTTGGTCTAAGCGCAACCTGTTCGTCCAATGGCAGTGGCTCAAAGACGCAACAGGCGTTGCCGCTGTTAGCAACAAGAACCACTACACCCGCTGGCAAGGGCGGCTGGAGTTTTTCCGCTGGTGCACCGCGTTGGGTGTCCGCGCCGAGCAGAGCAAGGGACCAAGCAAGCGCGGGACGATCGGTTTCCTTTTCGGTGGTTCGCACCCGTGGCGCCCGTTGGACGACGAAGGGTCGGCGGGGCGCTTTTTACCCGTCGTCGCCATCAACCTCTTTTCGCAAGACATGGTGGCTCTTGACATACCCGACGCCGGTTACTTTCACCCCGCCATCGTGCCCGTTAGCGTCGGCGAGTGGTTGCTGCGGCAAACAGTGCGGATGGGCGGCGTCGCTCACTTCCTGTTTCATCCTGCCCACATCCGCCGTCCCGGTGTGCGGGCAGCGTTGGAGCGGCTGATCGCCGTCGGGCACGAACTGGGAGTGCGGTGGTGGACCAGCGCGCAAATCGCTGATTGGCTGGACAAACGGCGGGCGGTGCGCCAGCAAGTCACTCGCCAAGAGGCGCAGTGGGTTTGGCGGCTGGAACCGCCTGCACCGCTGGGCAGGGTTGCGCTGCTGCGGCTGCTACCGTCCACAGCGAGCGGGTCCGCCTTCACCTTCTACGGCTTTCCCTTTGCCCGCCGCGACGACGCGCTCAACGCGCCGCTGGAAATCTCTCTGCCCGACGGCATCGGCGGTTGAACGGGAAATTGTCCCAAGTCACGCCCTCCTACTGCGCCCGTCGCAAAACGAATTGGACAAAGGTGCGCACCGCCACACCCGTCGCCCCTCGGCAGAAGTAGTGGTTGTCTTTGTCGCTCCAGAAAGTGGGGGCAATATCTAAGTGCACCCACGGCGTCGTGCCGGCGAATTCACGGATGAACCACGCCGCCGTTATCGCCCCGCCAGGGCGACCGCCCGTGTTTTTGATGTCGGCAAAATCGCTGTGTAGCAGTTCGCGGTAGTCGTCCAGCATCGGCATCGCCCAAATCGGTTCGCCCGCTCGTTTCCCCGCTTCAACGACTTCCTGCACCAACGCCTCATCATTGCCGAACGCACCCGTGCACACAGGACCGAGCGCGATGATAGCAGCGCCTGTCAGCGTCGCCGCATCCAAAATGGGCGATGCCCCTTGCGCTTTGGCGTAAGCGATGGCATCTGCCAAAATGAGCCGTCCTTCTGCGTCCGTGTTGATGACTTCCACCGTTTTGCCGGCGTAAGTGCGCAAAATGTCGCCGGGTTTGAACGCCCGTCCGCCGGGCATGTTCTCGGTCGCCGGTATACATCCCAGCACATTGATGGCAGGGCGCAATTGCGCGATGGCGTCCATCGCCGCGATGACCGCTGCCGCCCCTGCCATGTCGCCTTTCATCTCCAGCATCCCCTCGGCTGTTTTCAGGCACAGTCCGCCAGAATCAAAGGTGATGCCTTTGCCGACCAAGCCGATTGTCGGCGCACCGTTGCCGCCTCTGTAACGCAGGACGATGAATCGGGGCGGTTGGTCTGAACCCAACGAAACCGCCCGCAACGCGCCCATGCCGACTTGCTCTATCCAACGTTCGTCGTAAACCTCGCAAGTCAAATCGCGGCGTTCGGCAACGGCTTGCGCCTGCTCCGCCAACGCCGTCGGTGTCATCTCCATCGGCGGAGCGTTGACCAAATCGCGGGCAAAATTCGTCGCTCGCGCCATGACGCTGCCCAGTTCCGCGCCTTGTCGCAGCGCCGCTGCCGTCCGCCGTCGGGGCGTTACCAGTTCCAGTGTTTCCAGCGTCGCATGCTCACTGCCTTCCGATTTGCGTTGGTAGCGGTAATCGGCGAGCAAGGCTCCTTCCACGACAGCGCGGGCGATTTCAGCAGGTTCATCCTCGCTGTCAAGGGCGACCGCGATGTGGCGTGCCCCGATGCGTCGCAAAGTTTTGACGGCACTGCC
It includes:
- the galE_2 gene encoding UDP-glucose 4-epimerase codes for the protein MHDLKGSVALVTGGSGFVGANVVRHLLANGVCVHLLLRPTTNRWRLSGVEPCVTVHEGDITNPTTVRTVLRRVRPHFIVHCAMSSGHPCSPDEERNAFLVSALGTLNLLQAALSLGVEKFVHSGSSMEYGTRSFPLAERLSLRPNTFRGLAKACAATICDYFARRHALPIVNLRLFSVYGPWEAPNRFVPTVLRAALWGGEVPLTANDAYHDFVFVGDVADAYLKALATPLPSGSVFNIGTGKQWSNRQVVEVTARLVGRPIAVKVGAHPQHPTDTPCWVANIDKARRLLHWQPTHELPDGLQATMEWMQRHDRWYRKASRAAATNNAQRSHARLP
- a CDS encoding putative glycosyltransferase, with protein sequence MPVYRNAATLEPLYARLLCAIAPLTDRYDIVFVNDACPEGSLEVLKRIALRDDKVSVIDLAHNVGQHQAIVIGLAHAVGDIVAVMDADLQDPPEALPHLVATLLASPDIGVVFAGRRGRYESGLRLGTSFAFKTLLHWFGKVPRDAGSFCVMRRQVVDRLLALPSVPPYLLTLLSACKVRTVSVPVVRQVRPVGASAYSEWKRLRLALAALWGIVQLKVVRRQGRYPTQLDRMMGIPLQRFGSRFNPPLANSAPAPGEVK
- the pepA gene encoding Cytosol aminopeptidase, with amino-acid sequence MPTVSVQVGDPSALERDAVLIGVWEEERPFAGVLAKVDKALNGQLRKLREWGEVKGKWGEVTIVHTLGLLPPKRIVLFGLGKRTQGDAERWRRAVGSAVKTLRRIGARHIAVALDSEDEPAEIARAVVEGALLADYRYQRKSEGSEHATLETLELVTPRRRTAAALRQGAELGSVMARATNFARDLVNAPPMEMTPTALAEQAQAVAERRDLTCEVYDERWIEQVGMGALRAVSLGSDQPPRFIVLRYRGGNGAPTIGLVGKGITFDSGGLCLKTAEGMLEMKGDMAGAAAVIAAMDAIAQLRPAINVLGCIPATENMPGGRAFKPGDILRTYAGKTVEVINTDAEGRLILADAIAYAKAQGASPILDAATLTGAAIIALGPVCTGAFGNDEALVQEVVEAGKRAGEPIWAMPMLDDYRELLHSDFADIKNTGGRPGGAITAAWFIREFAGTTPWVHLDIAPTFWSDKDNHYFCRGATGVAVRTFVQFVLRRAQ